One part of the Sphingobium yanoikuyae genome encodes these proteins:
- a CDS encoding acyltransferase family protein, with translation MTLVEQKVDVRSDRLKQQPVSGPFRNRLKELDALRGIAAISVMLFHYTSIYPDFFPEHRNIGVRFDAGGYGVFLFFGISGFVISRTLENTAGIADFTIKRVARLFPAYWAAVLITTLVVQWSGTERLQAEFETVLINLTMLQGFFFVPSVDGVYWTLTVELAFYICAALAWTARRRVRIEYLLAGWMAVGAIASVSEIAPYRVQMLLVNQYSPFFAIGVLTYRAWSAQRRYLDQLPYFAMALAILGFNGGAAFLIAGVGIQVMLWLAINGRLSAITHPILLYLGALSYPLYLIHHHAGFVLLRAIDRAQIGPFAGVIVTSATMLGLAALLHHGIEAPAERAIRTWWLRRLSPQPV, from the coding sequence ATGACCCTCGTTGAACAGAAGGTCGATGTGCGTTCTGATCGGCTTAAACAACAACCGGTCAGCGGCCCGTTCAGGAACAGGCTGAAGGAACTCGACGCCCTGCGCGGGATCGCAGCGATCAGCGTGATGCTGTTCCACTACACCTCGATCTATCCCGACTTCTTTCCCGAGCACCGCAACATCGGCGTGAGATTCGATGCCGGAGGCTATGGCGTCTTCCTGTTCTTCGGCATCTCCGGTTTCGTGATCAGTCGGACGCTGGAAAACACCGCGGGCATCGCCGACTTCACCATCAAGCGTGTTGCCCGGCTCTTCCCAGCCTATTGGGCGGCGGTGCTGATCACGACGCTGGTCGTGCAATGGAGCGGGACCGAACGTCTACAGGCGGAATTCGAAACGGTCCTGATCAACCTCACCATGTTGCAAGGCTTCTTCTTCGTCCCGTCTGTCGATGGCGTGTACTGGACGTTGACTGTCGAACTTGCCTTCTACATCTGCGCCGCCCTCGCATGGACGGCGCGCAGGCGGGTGCGCATCGAGTACCTGCTTGCTGGTTGGATGGCAGTTGGCGCGATCGCCTCCGTCTCCGAGATAGCGCCGTATCGGGTACAGATGCTCCTGGTGAACCAATACAGCCCGTTCTTCGCCATTGGTGTGCTCACCTACAGAGCGTGGTCAGCACAACGGCGCTATCTCGACCAACTTCCCTATTTCGCGATGGCGCTGGCGATACTGGGCTTCAATGGCGGCGCCGCCTTCCTGATCGCCGGGGTCGGAATTCAGGTGATGCTTTGGCTGGCCATCAACGGCCGCCTGTCCGCGATCACTCATCCTATTCTGCTGTATCTCGGCGCTCTCAGCTACCCGCTGTATCTCATCCACCATCACGCCGGCTTCGTGCTGCTCCGGGCAATCGACCGCGCACAGATAGGCCCCTTCGCGGGGGTCATCGTCACGTCGGCAACGATGCTTGGTCTGGCAGCCCTCCTGCACCACGGCATCGAGGCACCTGCGGAGCGGGCCATCCGAACATGGTGGCTTAGGCGCCTTAGCCCCCAGCCAGTCTGA
- a CDS encoding DUF4365 domain-containing protein, giving the protein MGKKITDNQLIGELGEAAVRKRFLSMGFQFDHRSRLEAGIDGLAEVMIEGEPTARMIAVQIKSTRAGKYTSETEAGFTYLLDVKDLQYWKTSNLPVIVVMYRESDDSHYWAQVQSQPGVEQRRLTFDKTRDVLDKSSLDRLAALTVPINGFGYYVPPLGGGETALVNLLPIKLPAEIFVASTPFDRKSAIKEMYDTGETVRYDWVIKDGTFWSFHDPREAVTGAIVDLDQVEAVETRMIGYHEDIDEQNNFAFLLRQTLQHQMQDDLAWDKDGRVFYVRALEDSQPRTFHYQSAKVKTKADVVNVTMSTKVKDKVGFVRHHAFAPKFECMMDQWFLMVSPTYHFTTNGYYRHPFPDALLSGKKRLENNAAIRGQVIMWHRFLTKNEEGGTDLFAEPVGPAVVLRFDPPPEIELPTTVPDDVWGRRPAAEQDDGETSGSLFDEV; this is encoded by the coding sequence ATGGGGAAGAAGATCACCGATAATCAGCTCATCGGCGAGCTGGGAGAAGCGGCCGTTCGCAAGCGGTTCCTGTCCATGGGCTTTCAGTTTGACCATCGCAGTCGACTGGAAGCAGGCATAGATGGGCTGGCGGAGGTCATGATTGAGGGTGAGCCGACAGCGCGGATGATCGCTGTCCAGATCAAGTCGACCCGGGCTGGCAAATACACGTCCGAAACGGAAGCTGGGTTTACGTATCTGCTCGACGTGAAAGACCTCCAATATTGGAAGACGTCCAATTTGCCGGTCATCGTGGTGATGTACCGAGAAAGCGACGACAGCCATTATTGGGCTCAGGTCCAGTCGCAACCAGGCGTTGAGCAGCGCCGCCTCACTTTCGACAAGACTCGGGACGTGCTCGATAAGTCATCTCTTGATAGGCTTGCGGCCCTGACGGTCCCTATCAATGGTTTTGGCTACTATGTCCCGCCGTTGGGTGGTGGTGAAACCGCACTGGTCAACCTGCTGCCGATCAAGCTGCCGGCTGAGATATTCGTCGCGAGTACACCTTTCGATCGCAAGAGCGCGATCAAAGAGATGTACGACACGGGTGAAACGGTGCGGTACGACTGGGTGATCAAGGATGGGACGTTTTGGTCGTTCCATGATCCCCGCGAAGCGGTGACTGGCGCCATAGTCGATCTGGACCAAGTGGAAGCCGTCGAGACCCGCATGATCGGATATCATGAGGACATTGACGAGCAGAACAACTTCGCGTTCCTGTTGCGTCAGACGCTCCAGCACCAGATGCAGGACGACCTGGCATGGGACAAAGATGGTCGGGTGTTTTATGTCAGGGCGCTTGAAGACAGCCAGCCTCGCACGTTCCATTATCAGTCTGCCAAGGTGAAGACGAAGGCCGACGTGGTGAACGTCACCATGAGCACCAAGGTGAAAGACAAGGTCGGCTTCGTGCGGCATCACGCCTTTGCACCCAAATTTGAGTGCATGATGGATCAGTGGTTCTTGATGGTCAGCCCGACCTACCACTTCACGACAAACGGCTACTATCGTCATCCATTCCCCGACGCGTTGCTGTCGGGGAAGAAGCGTTTGGAAAATAATGCGGCGATACGGGGGCAGGTGATCATGTGGCATCGTTTCCTCACAAAGAATGAGGAAGGTGGCACCGATCTGTTCGCCGAGCCTGTCGGGCCAGCAGTGGTGTTGCGCTTTGATCCGCCCCCGGAGATCGAACTGCCAACGACCGTACCGGATGATGTCTGGGGACGGCGGCCGGCCGCAGAGCAAGATGATGGTGAGACGTCGGGGTCATTGTTCGATGAAGTTTGA
- a CDS encoding argonaute/piwi family protein, with protein sequence MKFECRIFDEPLLEFGDQHSHQDPRLGLTDAGPLQAPLGDKIRVGVVGDAKTVEGSKQFLVAAASGFASKAESHPNMNPHFPGLHNNNPFRCGFEVDDEACSTLTRAQIDRILKEPHHGKAVEMAVDAIMDSLQAIDDSGNRPDVALVALPVALIERVWNAKTDAEGTTEQEDAGGSDAPNFRGLLKAKAMPLNFPIQIIWEDVIDEKAKIPRKVKVSSDRKIQDQAGRTWNLLTTLYYKGTGRIPWRRLPKEGEFRACYIGVSFYRDVSGQQLWTSAAQMFDERGRGFILKGKRAQTETRGRHPYMTESDAYDLVKGALKAYRDHHKHPPARVIILKTSRFRAEEADGILRALDEAETEFRDLVWVQESYDAKILRDGDYPVLRGTFVELDGKGLLYTNGSIPYYGTYPGLYVPRPLLLCPHPSSDSTVAQIADEVFSLTKINWNSTQMNQRLPVPIRAARKVGEVLKYLEEGQSVSADYRRYI encoded by the coding sequence ATGAAGTTTGAATGTCGGATATTCGACGAGCCGCTGCTCGAGTTCGGCGACCAGCATAGCCATCAGGATCCTCGCCTCGGCCTAACCGACGCTGGTCCTTTACAGGCTCCGTTGGGCGATAAAATTCGCGTAGGTGTCGTAGGCGATGCCAAGACCGTCGAGGGCTCTAAGCAGTTCTTGGTGGCGGCGGCTAGCGGCTTCGCGTCGAAGGCGGAAAGCCATCCAAACATGAATCCCCATTTTCCGGGCCTTCATAACAACAACCCTTTCCGCTGCGGCTTTGAAGTTGATGATGAGGCTTGTAGCACGCTGACCAGAGCACAGATCGACCGGATCCTGAAAGAGCCTCATCACGGCAAGGCCGTTGAGATGGCAGTCGATGCCATCATGGATAGTCTCCAGGCGATCGATGACAGCGGAAACCGGCCTGACGTCGCATTGGTGGCGCTTCCGGTTGCGCTCATTGAGCGGGTTTGGAACGCCAAGACGGATGCCGAGGGTACCACAGAACAAGAAGATGCAGGCGGCTCTGACGCTCCTAATTTTCGGGGTCTCCTCAAGGCCAAGGCGATGCCGCTCAATTTCCCAATCCAGATCATCTGGGAAGACGTAATTGACGAGAAGGCCAAGATCCCTCGGAAGGTGAAGGTCAGCAGCGATCGGAAGATCCAGGATCAGGCCGGGCGGACCTGGAACCTGCTAACCACCCTCTATTACAAGGGGACGGGGCGTATCCCGTGGCGTCGTTTGCCGAAGGAAGGCGAGTTTCGCGCCTGTTATATCGGGGTCAGCTTTTACCGGGATGTCAGCGGCCAACAGCTTTGGACCAGTGCGGCTCAGATGTTCGACGAACGTGGCCGTGGGTTCATTTTGAAGGGCAAGCGGGCACAGACGGAGACGCGAGGCCGGCATCCTTACATGACCGAAAGCGACGCCTATGATCTCGTGAAGGGCGCGCTCAAAGCCTATCGCGACCATCACAAGCATCCGCCAGCGCGGGTGATCATTCTGAAAACATCGCGCTTTCGGGCTGAAGAGGCCGATGGCATTCTTCGCGCGCTCGACGAAGCAGAAACCGAGTTTCGCGATCTTGTCTGGGTCCAAGAGTCGTATGACGCCAAAATCCTAAGAGATGGCGATTATCCGGTTCTGCGAGGTACGTTCGTCGAGCTGGACGGCAAAGGGTTACTCTACACGAACGGCAGCATCCCGTATTACGGCACATATCCAGGCCTGTATGTGCCGCGGCCGCTGCTCCTATGTCCTCATCCTAGCAGCGACAGCACAGTGGCACAGATTGCTGATGAGGTCTTTTCGCTGACCAAGATCAACTGGAATTCAACCCAGATGAATCAGCGTCTACCGGTCCCCATTCGCGCTGCTCGTAAGGTCGGCGAGGTGCTGAAGTATCTGGAGGAGGGGCAGTCGGTTAGCGCTGACTATCGACGGTACATCTGA
- a CDS encoding heavy metal translocating P-type ATPase, with product MIEKLRLDVPLLLPEVTDTADGCVSRLISLIESRPGVAEVHVTKEPAGTLPQLCIHYDPDAISLPRIRELAKAAGTQIAERIGHVVWEVDGIGHQRRARSIGETLRALPGVLEAEAILPGTVRVEFDRTITSEDGILTALRDAGVSRKALTAPDKKPSAHDHDKDHDHPAGEKHDHDHGHGGLLGPNTELIFALACGGALGVGYFIETFLTAAAWVPFALFIAAYVFGGFYTVREAIENLRQKRFEIDTLMLVAAAGAAALGAWAEGALLLFLFSLGHALEHYAMGRAKRAIEALAELAPRTATVRRMDGGSSVVPVEELVLGDVAIIKPDERIAADGFVIKGNSAVNQAPVTGESIPVDKEPVESAEAARTNPDRVAAASRVFAGTINGSGLIEIEVTRLSSESTLAKVVKMVSEAETQKSPTQRFTDRFERFFVPAVLALAFLLLFAWVVVDEPFRDSFYRAMAVLVAASPCALAIATPSAVLSGVARAARGGVLVKGGAPLELLGSLDAIAFDKTGTLTMGEPRIQQIIPAPGVTREELMALAVAVESLSDHPLAQAIARDGRDHIGDHPVPEAENLKSLTGRGISALVGEDEVLIGKAEMFGSDGIAPLSSEMDAAIKTLREAGQTSMVVRSGSRDMGAIGLLDTPREAARAALERLREIGIKRMIMISGDHQRVADAIGKQVEIDEAWGDLMPEDKVEAIKKLRAETKVAMVGDGVNDAPAMATATVGIAMGAAGSDVALETADVALMADNLSHLPFAVGLSRSTRWVIRQNVFVSLGVVAFLVPATILGLGIGPAVALHEGSTLLVVINALRLLAYRDPVRA from the coding sequence ATGATTGAAAAACTCCGCCTCGATGTCCCCTTGCTACTCCCTGAAGTCACCGACACAGCTGATGGCTGCGTTTCGCGCCTGATATCCTTGATCGAAAGCCGTCCCGGCGTCGCTGAAGTGCATGTAACGAAGGAGCCGGCCGGTACACTGCCGCAGTTGTGCATCCACTATGATCCGGACGCGATCTCTCTTCCCCGTATCCGGGAGCTGGCAAAGGCGGCGGGGACGCAGATTGCAGAGCGTATCGGCCATGTGGTGTGGGAGGTCGACGGCATCGGCCACCAGAGGCGGGCGCGGTCCATTGGCGAAACGCTACGCGCGCTGCCAGGGGTGCTCGAAGCCGAGGCCATTCTTCCTGGGACGGTGCGGGTTGAGTTCGATCGCACGATCACGTCGGAGGATGGAATTCTTACGGCGCTTCGCGATGCAGGTGTGAGCCGCAAGGCTCTCACCGCTCCGGACAAGAAGCCGTCGGCACATGACCATGACAAGGATCACGATCACCCGGCTGGCGAGAAGCACGACCATGATCATGGGCACGGCGGATTGCTTGGACCCAACACCGAGCTGATCTTCGCTCTGGCCTGCGGCGGCGCACTGGGGGTGGGCTACTTCATCGAGACGTTCCTGACGGCAGCCGCCTGGGTTCCGTTCGCTCTCTTCATAGCGGCTTATGTCTTCGGCGGCTTCTATACGGTGCGCGAGGCCATCGAAAATCTGCGCCAGAAGCGCTTCGAGATCGATACGCTGATGCTGGTGGCAGCAGCAGGCGCGGCCGCTCTTGGGGCTTGGGCCGAAGGTGCTTTGCTGCTGTTCCTCTTCAGTCTGGGTCATGCGCTTGAGCACTACGCTATGGGTCGCGCCAAGCGTGCAATCGAAGCGCTGGCCGAACTGGCGCCGCGGACGGCTACCGTTCGGCGGATGGACGGTGGCTCTAGCGTCGTACCGGTAGAGGAACTGGTCCTTGGCGACGTGGCCATCATCAAGCCGGATGAGCGTATTGCGGCCGATGGCTTCGTCATTAAGGGCAACTCCGCCGTCAATCAGGCGCCTGTCACTGGTGAAAGCATCCCGGTCGACAAGGAGCCTGTGGAAAGCGCTGAGGCAGCCCGGACCAATCCCGACCGTGTCGCGGCAGCCAGCCGAGTCTTCGCAGGCACAATTAACGGTAGTGGCCTGATCGAAATCGAGGTCACGCGGCTGTCGAGCGAAAGTACGCTGGCCAAGGTAGTGAAGATGGTCAGCGAAGCGGAAACGCAGAAATCGCCAACACAGCGGTTCACAGATCGTTTCGAGCGCTTCTTCGTGCCTGCTGTCCTGGCTTTGGCGTTCCTGCTGCTGTTCGCATGGGTGGTCGTCGACGAGCCTTTTCGCGACAGTTTCTATCGGGCGATGGCAGTCCTTGTGGCCGCCAGTCCCTGTGCGCTGGCCATCGCGACGCCGAGCGCCGTGTTGTCGGGTGTTGCCCGTGCCGCGCGTGGCGGCGTCCTGGTGAAGGGCGGCGCCCCGCTCGAATTGCTGGGTTCGCTGGACGCTATTGCATTCGACAAGACCGGCACGCTGACGATGGGCGAGCCGCGCATCCAGCAGATCATCCCGGCGCCTGGCGTCACCAGGGAAGAGCTGATGGCGTTGGCGGTGGCTGTCGAAAGCCTGAGCGACCATCCCTTGGCCCAGGCAATTGCGCGCGATGGGCGCGACCATATTGGCGATCATCCAGTTCCGGAGGCTGAAAATCTGAAAAGCCTCACGGGTCGCGGCATCTCGGCTCTTGTCGGTGAGGACGAAGTCCTCATCGGCAAGGCCGAGATGTTCGGCAGCGACGGCATTGCCCCGCTGTCCAGCGAGATGGATGCCGCGATCAAGACACTCCGTGAAGCGGGGCAGACCAGCATGGTCGTGCGCAGCGGCTCGCGGGATATGGGGGCTATCGGTCTTCTGGATACGCCGCGCGAGGCAGCCCGCGCGGCGCTGGAACGCCTGCGCGAGATCGGCATCAAGCGGATGATCATGATCTCGGGCGATCACCAGCGGGTGGCTGATGCCATAGGCAAGCAGGTCGAGATCGATGAAGCCTGGGGCGATCTCATGCCTGAAGACAAAGTCGAGGCCATCAAGAAGCTGCGGGCCGAGACGAAGGTTGCCATGGTCGGTGACGGCGTGAACGACGCGCCAGCTATGGCGACCGCAACCGTGGGTATCGCCATGGGCGCAGCCGGATCGGATGTGGCTCTGGAGACAGCCGATGTGGCGCTCATGGCCGACAATCTGTCGCACCTGCCGTTTGCGGTGGGCCTCAGCCGGAGCACGCGCTGGGTTATCAGGCAGAATGTGTTCGTCAGCCTGGGTGTCGTCGCCTTCCTCGTGCCGGCGACCATCCTGGGTCTTGGCATCGGACCGGCTGTTGCCCTGCACGAGGGATCCACCTTGCTGGTGGTCATCAACGCGCTACGGCTTCTGGCATATCGGGATCCGGTCCGTGCCTGA
- a CDS encoding metal/formaldehyde-sensitive transcriptional repressor, with translation MAHINENRDALLGRIKRIAGQVGAVERALGGNANCTEVLHLVAAVRGAVNGLLDEIIVEHLEAHVARDGLSPEERQQGAEDLVTIIRRYSK, from the coding sequence ATGGCTCACATCAATGAAAACCGAGACGCGCTACTCGGGCGAATCAAGCGCATCGCGGGCCAGGTTGGCGCAGTAGAGCGTGCGCTTGGCGGCAATGCGAATTGCACCGAAGTCCTCCATCTGGTCGCAGCCGTCCGCGGCGCCGTGAATGGGCTTCTCGATGAGATCATCGTCGAACATCTGGAGGCCCATGTCGCACGCGACGGCCTGTCTCCCGAAGAACGCCAGCAAGGCGCAGAGGACCTCGTCACGATCATCCGGAGGTACAGCAAGTGA
- the dmeF gene encoding CDF family Co(II)/Ni(II) efflux transporter DmeF, producing the protein MFLAASHDDNARRTLWVVALTALMMVAEIVAGYTTGSMALLADGFHMATHAGALGVAAGAYAYAKRHAHNGDFSFGTGKVGDLAGFASALVLGIIALAIGVESVMRLFEPINVAFAEATWIAILGLLVNIASAFLLSGGHGHDHGHHHGHGHHHGHSHGGDNNLRSAYMHVLADALTSVLAIAALLSGRYLGWVWMDPVMGIVGAIVIARWSWSLMRDTAAILLDRTDRHVADEVRELVETTGDARITDLHVWKVGPEAHSAIVGVAAQPGVDAAEIRRRLVPVHELQHLTVEVATVA; encoded by the coding sequence ATGTTCCTGGCCGCCAGCCATGACGACAATGCCCGCCGGACACTCTGGGTCGTGGCGCTCACCGCCCTCATGATGGTGGCAGAGATCGTCGCTGGTTACACTACAGGATCGATGGCCCTACTGGCTGACGGCTTCCATATGGCCACCCATGCCGGGGCGCTTGGTGTTGCGGCCGGTGCCTATGCCTATGCGAAACGACATGCTCATAACGGCGACTTCAGCTTCGGCACCGGGAAGGTCGGCGATCTCGCTGGGTTCGCATCGGCCCTCGTCCTGGGTATCATAGCCCTCGCTATCGGCGTCGAGTCCGTCATGCGACTGTTCGAACCCATCAACGTCGCCTTCGCGGAAGCCACATGGATCGCAATCCTCGGGCTGCTCGTGAACATAGCCTCGGCCTTTTTGCTCTCCGGCGGCCACGGTCACGACCATGGGCATCACCATGGTCACGGACATCACCATGGTCACAGCCATGGTGGCGACAACAATCTGCGTTCCGCCTATATGCACGTGCTCGCCGATGCGCTGACATCGGTGCTAGCGATCGCAGCACTTCTGTCCGGCCGCTATTTGGGCTGGGTATGGATGGATCCAGTCATGGGCATCGTCGGTGCCATCGTCATTGCGCGCTGGTCATGGTCGCTCATGCGCGACACAGCCGCCATTCTCCTAGATCGCACCGATCGCCACGTAGCCGATGAAGTCCGCGAGTTGGTCGAGACGACTGGCGATGCGCGGATCACCGACCTGCACGTGTGGAAGGTCGGCCCTGAAGCTCACTCGGCGATTGTCGGCGTCGCTGCCCAACCGGGCGTGGATGCGGCGGAAATCCGACGGCGCCTGGTGCCCGTTCATGAGCTCCAGCACCTTACCGTCGAAGTCGCGACCGTGGCATAA
- a CDS encoding carbonic anhydrase, with amino-acid sequence MATASVISTQPTPDEALQRLVDGNEAFVADAPVPADLSRERRLALAEGQQPFATLVGCSDSRVGPEQLFGAGLGELFIVRTAGNNVDTAGMGSIEYSVAVLKVPLIVVLGHEKCGAVAAAADVVTKDTRFPGSIARMIEPIVPAVLAAQRNVGEDKLVDTAVEENVRRMVERLQKFSEPMLIEPQERGELKVVGAVYELSTGRVRWL; translated from the coding sequence GTGGCAACAGCAAGTGTAATCAGCACGCAACCGACCCCGGACGAGGCCCTGCAGCGTCTGGTCGACGGCAATGAGGCATTCGTGGCCGATGCGCCGGTGCCGGCCGACTTGTCACGCGAGCGGCGCTTGGCGCTGGCAGAAGGTCAGCAGCCGTTTGCGACGTTGGTGGGCTGCTCGGATTCCCGTGTTGGTCCAGAACAGCTATTCGGTGCCGGTCTTGGCGAGCTGTTCATTGTTCGGACCGCCGGCAATAACGTGGACACTGCTGGCATGGGGTCCATCGAGTATTCCGTGGCGGTGCTGAAGGTGCCGCTCATCGTCGTTCTGGGCCATGAGAAGTGCGGCGCCGTCGCGGCGGCGGCAGACGTCGTGACGAAGGATACACGGTTCCCGGGCAGCATCGCTCGTATGATCGAGCCGATCGTGCCGGCTGTCCTGGCAGCTCAGCGCAATGTCGGCGAGGACAAGCTGGTCGATACCGCTGTCGAGGAAAATGTCCGGCGCATGGTCGAACGCCTGCAGAAATTCTCGGAGCCTATGTTGATAGAGCCGCAAGAGCGTGGTGAGTTGAAGGTCGTGGGCGCCGTGTACGAACTATCGACCGGCCGGGTTCGCTGGCTCTAA
- a CDS encoding GNAT family N-acetyltransferase, translated as MLFGNTVALGPIFPVDLERLFRWMDNADDARLNEPYRPLNWQHQEAFWLNADQDASRVFFAIRVQDAPHIVGFIQIHKIHAIHRSALIGIRIGEVEDRGKGLAADAMAIAIEYCWRDLNLSRLELTVFAHNEPARRLYHRLGFVEEGISRNALFMGGNWIDVVNMALMRPDRVAPEG; from the coding sequence ATGCTCTTTGGCAACACCGTGGCCCTCGGCCCCATTTTCCCTGTCGATCTCGAGCGCCTGTTCCGCTGGATGGACAATGCCGACGACGCTCGCCTGAATGAACCCTACCGACCGCTTAACTGGCAGCATCAGGAAGCATTCTGGCTAAATGCCGATCAGGACGCCTCACGCGTCTTCTTCGCTATTCGCGTGCAGGACGCTCCACATATTGTGGGATTCATCCAGATCCATAAAATCCACGCCATCCATCGATCGGCCCTGATCGGCATCCGCATCGGTGAGGTCGAAGACCGCGGCAAGGGCTTGGCAGCAGACGCAATGGCAATCGCCATTGAATATTGCTGGCGCGATCTCAACCTGAGCAGGCTCGAGCTGACCGTCTTCGCGCATAACGAGCCCGCACGGCGGCTGTACCATCGGCTGGGTTTTGTCGAAGAGGGCATCTCACGCAACGCGCTCTTCATGGGCGGGAACTGGATCGATGTGGTGAACATGGCGCTGATGCGACCAGATCGCGTCGCCCCTGAGGGTTAG
- a CDS encoding DUF1289 domain-containing protein: MRSPCIDLCGFDASSGWCRGCGRSREEVRRWRNLRPGEARKVAADLPQRLSKLRAKGLTNDRTDD; this comes from the coding sequence GTGCGCTCGCCTTGCATTGACCTTTGTGGTTTCGACGCCTCATCCGGCTGGTGCCGTGGTTGCGGCCGTTCTCGTGAGGAAGTGCGCCGTTGGCGTAATCTGCGCCCGGGCGAGGCGCGCAAGGTTGCTGCGGATTTACCGCAGCGCCTGTCCAAACTGCGCGCAAAGGGCCTGACGAATGATCGCACCGACGACTGA
- a CDS encoding bestrophin family protein: MIVGARPRLQRIILEIWKPLTILFAWDVAVTIFHRYMPIKEPALPVALFGTAIALFLGFRTNAAYARWWEARTLWGALINASRSMARLCRNVLPAGPEAEAIVLRQISFAHAMRCRLRGQDPTEDIERLAGKEAAEVAAERTNRPNALLEDMSRIVSGARTDGKIDTIQQSLFERVMIDIANAQGGMERIKNTPLPSGFEFMPNFFTRLFCVLLPISLVETLDLYTPIGSTLIGMIFLAALRIGQDLTDPFANTVHDVPLSTMCRTIEIDLLESLGRKGPGPLPPVAGTQW, translated from the coding sequence ATGATCGTCGGAGCGCGTCCCCGCCTGCAGCGGATAATCCTCGAAATCTGGAAGCCACTGACCATCCTGTTCGCCTGGGATGTGGCGGTCACCATCTTCCACCGATACATGCCGATCAAGGAGCCGGCGTTGCCGGTCGCGCTTTTCGGCACGGCCATTGCCTTGTTTCTCGGTTTCCGGACTAACGCCGCTTATGCCCGCTGGTGGGAGGCGCGCACCTTATGGGGCGCCTTGATCAACGCGTCGCGCAGCATGGCCCGGTTGTGCCGCAATGTATTGCCGGCTGGCCCGGAAGCGGAAGCCATTGTGCTGCGGCAGATATCCTTCGCGCACGCGATGCGGTGCCGGCTGCGGGGGCAGGATCCGACAGAGGACATCGAGCGGCTGGCGGGCAAGGAAGCGGCCGAAGTCGCTGCCGAGCGCACGAACCGCCCCAACGCGCTGCTTGAGGATATGTCCCGCATAGTGTCAGGCGCCCGGACCGATGGGAAGATCGACACCATCCAGCAGTCCCTGTTCGAACGAGTGATGATCGACATCGCCAATGCCCAGGGTGGCATGGAGCGGATCAAGAACACGCCGCTGCCCAGCGGCTTCGAGTTCATGCCGAACTTCTTCACGCGGCTGTTCTGCGTGCTGTTACCGATCTCGTTGGTAGAGACGCTGGATCTCTACACACCGATAGGATCGACCTTGATCGGGATGATCTTCCTGGCTGCGTTGCGGATCGGGCAGGATCTGACGGACCCGTTTGCTAATACCGTCCATGACGTGCCGCTATCGACGATGTGTCGGACGATCGAAATCGACCTTTTGGAGTCTCTGGGGAGGAAGGGCCCGGGGCCGCTTCCTCCTGTGGCGGGAACGCAGTGGTAG